The genomic stretch TAACAGAAGCAAACATTCCCGGCTTGAGCAGTCCCTCTCTATTGGGCAACTCAATACGAACTTTTATGGTTCTACTCGTGCTATCCAAAGTTGGTAAAATATCAATAACTTTACCGGACACTATTTGAGGGTATGCAACAAAAGTAGCTTCAACTTTCATTCCCCGTTTTATCCCGGCAATTTGTGCTTCTGGAACAGATGCTTCTAACCAGATTGGGCTTATCCCCTTGATAGTGACAAGCGTTTGCCCCATAGCTAAAGCCATTCCATTGCGGACTTCTAACGAATCAATAAATCCACTCACAGGTGCACTTAAAGTCATATTGGATTGCACTCGATGTGTCCGCTCGACTTGATTAATCACATTTTGTGGGATTCCTAAAAGCTGTAAACGTTGTCGGCTTGCCTGAATAAGAGAACGATCTCCAGTTCGAAGTACAGCTAGAAATTCAGTTTGTTCTCCTGTCCATTCGGGTATTGAAATATCAGCTATGGGACTGCCTTGCGTCACCATATCCCCAACGGCATGTCCGTACACTCGTTGGACGAAACCACTTGCCCTTGTTTGTAAAATAGCTACCTGTCGTTCATTGGTCTGCAATATACCATTGGTTAACAAAGCATTTCCCATCACAGCTTGTTCGACTGAAGCATAACGGATTGCTAAATTTTGTTGGAGGGATGGATCAATCTTAACCGCAGGATAACTGTCTTCAGTCATCGTAGTATTTTCATTTGCATATTTAGGAACCAGTTGCATGTCCATAAATGGCGATTTCCCCGGTTTATCAAAATGCTGTTCAGGCTTCATTGGGTCATACCAATACAACACTTTGGCAGCCTGTTGCGGACCTGATTGAGGATTGTATTTCTGATGTGCAATCCAGTATCCAGCGCCACCACCCGCAGCCAGACTAATTACCGCAACGCCCATGACAGTAACTGCTAATTTATTTCTTAACATTATGGCTGCCCCTCAACATGGTTTAAGGTCGGTTCTTCAAAGGCATAATAAAGTTGGGCTTTAGTCACAGCCTGTTGCTGTTGGAGATCAATGAGACGCAAACGCTGTTCTAAAAGAGCTTGTCGAGCAGCAATAACATTAGATAAATTACTTTTACCTGCTTGATAGCTTGCCAACTGTAAACCCACTTTTTGTTTAGCGAGTGGAATACTTGTTTGCATCGCACGTCTAATTTGCTGATCAAGTGCATCAAGATCGGATAACCCATCATCTAGCATAGTGAGATGGTCACGGTATTGGACTTCTTGATCGGCAGTAATCCTGTTTTGTTCGGCTAAAGCTGCCCGAATGAGTGGACTACTACGTCTTTTTGAAAACACAGGAAGCTCTGTTGTTAGTTGCACCCCGATCATATCGCCAAATTCGGGTGCTCGATGCTGATAAGCAAGTTCAATACCCCAATCTGGTTTCTGTAAAGCCTGAGCTTGCTTCAGTTTTGCTTCAGCAGTTTGCTTTTCTGCCTGAAATGCTTTTAATTCAGGATGTTGATGCAAATGATGATATAGCTTTGATCTATCAAGGTAGATAGATGGTGCTTGGTCAGGTAAGGTTTCAATTTGAGAGAGATTTTCAGTAGGTTCTGCACTGACTAACCGATGCAACTCCAACTTGGCTTTATTTAAATCACGAAGTAAATCATCCTTCTGGTCAAGCAATACCGTGGCTTCTTGTCTTGGATCAAGTGCATCGGCAATGATTGTACGACCAGAGATGACCTGTGTTTGAGTAATTTGAGAAAGTAATCGATTCTCTGAAAACAGTTCATCGTATAGTGCTAATTTACGTTCAAGATAAAAGCGCTTAAGCCAAGCAGATGCGACTTTCTGACGTAACTCAATACGCAGAATCTCAGTTTGAGCATTGGCCGAACCTAGTTCAGCTTTTGCTAAATCGACCTCAGCTTGTCTTTTGGCACGATTTGGAAAATCTTGCATCACGCCAATTTTTTGCATAGTCATACCTTCTCGTGTGACTGACCATGCAGCATCGCCAGATACAGGGTAATTATCTAAGCCCACAAATAGTTTAGGGTTAGGTAAAATACCTGAAGCTGAAACCATATCCTCAGCCCCTTCAATCTGGGCGCTATTTGCTCTTAGGGTAGGTGCATATTGCTCAGCAAGATTCAAAGCTGTATCCAAGGTCAGTGGCTGGGCATAAGCATGACCATAGGTCAAAGAGAAGCAAGCCACAGCTATTGACCATCCCCCCCATTTTCGAGACAGTTTTTCTTTATAAAAGTCCATATTTCTAGCTCTAAAAAGATGTACACGCGCGCGTGCAGAACATCCATAGAAAAATCTATGAATGATAAAAAATCATCAGATTAGTTAGAGCGTGGGGGTTTCCATAAACCAGAAGGGTATGGAGAAGGAAGGTTTTGATCTGGAGAATAAAAAATAGAGCGTTCTATTGGAGAGAACACAATTGAGTGCGAAATATCTTGAGCAGTGTTGGCATAAGCAATCTTGGCAAAAGACATAATACAATCTTGCTCAGAGAGCCTGTAAATTATTTTGTGTAAGTTCCATTTTTTATAAATGATCTTTTAATCGATCATCGAACTGAATCGTAAACCAATTCATTGCTAAACGCCAATTTTGAATTGGCATCGTCCATTTCTTCGCAGCATTTGATGTTGCTAAGTAAATGACCTTCTTTACTGAGTCATCAGATGAAAAGATTTTCCTTTTCTTCGTTGAATGGCGTATTACGCTATTCAACGACTCAATCGCATTTGTTGTATAAATAGCATGACGTATTTCGGCTGGATAGCTAAAGATCGTTCGGATATTTTCCCAATTGGCCCGCCAGGATTCTCCAATTTTGGGATACTGGTGATTCCATTGATCACAGAAGATGTCTAGGGATTTTAAAGCATTTTCCTCTGTACTTGCCTGATAAATCGCTTTCAGACCCGACGTAACAGCTTTGTAGTCTTTCCAGCTTACAAATCTCAGGCTATTGCGTACAACATGCACGATACATAGTTGAATATCAGTATGAGGGTAAACAGAGGCTATCGCGTCAGGGAAGCCTTTTAATCCATCTACACAGGCAACAAGAATGTCCTGTACTCCTCGATTTTTTAGCTCTGTCATGACTGACAGCCAGAATTTGGCACCTTCTGTCTGAGCAATCCACATACCCAGTAATTCTTTTTGCCCATCCATATTGATGCCTAAAGCAGGGTATACGGACTTGTTAATCACATTGGAGTGCTGACGGACTTTGACAACAATACAGTCAAGATAGACAACAGGATAAAGGCTATCTAAGGCTCTATTTTGCCACTCAGTCACTTGCTCAATCACAGCATCGGTAACTTTGCTGATGAGAGATGCTGACACATCGGCATCGTACATTTCTTTGAAGAAGGCTACAATTTCCCTATTAGTCATTCCTTTTGCATACAGTGAGAGGATTTGGTCATCCATACTGGTGATGCGTGTTTGGTGCTTTTTGATAATTTGTGGCTCAAATGAACCTTCTCGATCACGGGGAATATCTAAAGCCAGTTGTCCATCTTGAGTTGTAATGGTTTTAGAACTAAACCCATTACGGCTATTTGAGCCTTTCTTGGGCTGATGCTTTTCATAACCGAGATGGTCTGAAAGTTCAGTATTGAGTGCAGTTTCAATCATGAATTTTTTAAAGACTGCTGTCATTTGGTTTAAGTCTTCTGGTGTTTTTAGACCTTTAGCCAATTCGGCAGCCATACTTTTGATTGTTGCTTCATCCATGTGAAGTACCTTTTGTAATTATCCTCTGAAGGATAAATGAAAATTAAGTACTTACACAAAATTTAGAACAGTCCCTGCTCAGACATACATGATGGATCATGTACATCTTTTTTTACCTTCACCTCGGTTTTCATACAGTCAGTATGCATCATACCCCGAACTTCGGACAGCTCCATTTGCATGGTTTGTATCTGTTCAGATGGCATTAAACAACGCTTATGTACAGATGAAGCAGCAGCAGCCGATCCTACTAACAGGATAGCAAACGATAAAAACAGCGATAGGCATGTCTTTAACCACTGCATAATGATAAGACCAAAATTTAAGCTTTTTTAGTTTTACAGAATTGAAAGGCAATAGCAACAATTTCATGAATAGTAGCTAAAACTACCATTCATGATTCCAAGTTATAGTACATTAAAAGCCCAATTCGATGCCTGCACCATATCTCCATCCTTTTTCGGACTCAGTTGCTTCTTGCATATTAGTCGCTTTTTTTCCTTTTTCATATTGATAAGCAATATCTACAAAAGGTCGGATTCTCTTAGTAACTTCATATCTGGTTTTAATACCTGTCTTTAATTCAGATAAACCTGATTTTGCAGCATAGTTAGAATTATCGCTAAACACAGCATCTACTTCGAGATAAGGTTGTGTGATCAATTTCTGGGTTAACAAGAAATCACGCTCGACTTCTAAGCTTGCCCCCCAGAAATTATTCTCACCACCGTACAAATAAGCTTGGGTTTCAAAGAAATAGGGAGCTAATCCCAATACGCCAATA from Acinetobacter pittii encodes the following:
- a CDS encoding efflux RND transporter periplasmic adaptor subunit, producing MLRNKLAVTVMGVAVISLAAGGGAGYWIAHQKYNPQSGPQQAAKVLYWYDPMKPEQHFDKPGKSPFMDMQLVPKYANENTTMTEDSYPAVKIDPSLQQNLAIRYASVEQAVMGNALLTNGILQTNERQVAILQTRASGFVQRVYGHAVGDMVTQGSPIADISIPEWTGEQTEFLAVLRTGDRSLIQASRQRLQLLGIPQNVINQVERTHRVQSNMTLSAPVSGFIDSLEVRNGMALAMGQTLVTIKGISPIWLEASVPEAQIAGIKRGMKVEATFVAYPQIVSGKVIDILPTLDSTSRTIKVRIELPNREGLLKPGMFASVKFSNNPQSNLVIPEQAVIRTGTRNVVIVGHEQGHFEPVVVHLGQSDGNKIAILQGLKAGQKVVISGQFLIDSEANLQGVLDKLNTGQSMTSSQVVKTSIYQGIGKVEKVTAQDITISHQAIPELGWGAMTMSFKQPVQPFTQIQQGDQVRFSFTHARDTYVISDISKMSMTSMKN
- a CDS encoding IS256-like element ISAba26 family transposase: MDEATIKSMAAELAKGLKTPEDLNQMTAVFKKFMIETALNTELSDHLGYEKHQPKKGSNSRNGFSSKTITTQDGQLALDIPRDREGSFEPQIIKKHQTRITSMDDQILSLYAKGMTNREIVAFFKEMYDADVSASLISKVTDAVIEQVTEWQNRALDSLYPVVYLDCIVVKVRQHSNVINKSVYPALGINMDGQKELLGMWIAQTEGAKFWLSVMTELKNRGVQDILVACVDGLKGFPDAIASVYPHTDIQLCIVHVVRNSLRFVSWKDYKAVTSGLKAIYQASTEENALKSLDIFCDQWNHQYPKIGESWRANWENIRTIFSYPAEIRHAIYTTNAIESLNSVIRHSTKKRKIFSSDDSVKKVIYLATSNAAKKWTMPIQNWRLAMNWFTIQFDDRLKDHL
- a CDS encoding TolC family protein; its protein translation is MDFYKEKLSRKWGGWSIAVACFSLTYGHAYAQPLTLDTALNLAEQYAPTLRANSAQIEGAEDMVSASGILPNPKLFVGLDNYPVSGDAAWSVTREGMTMQKIGVMQDFPNRAKRQAEVDLAKAELGSANAQTEILRIELRQKVASAWLKRFYLERKLALYDELFSENRLLSQITQTQVISGRTIIADALDPRQEATVLLDQKDDLLRDLNKAKLELHRLVSAEPTENLSQIETLPDQAPSIYLDRSKLYHHLHQHPELKAFQAEKQTAEAKLKQAQALQKPDWGIELAYQHRAPEFGDMIGVQLTTELPVFSKRRSSPLIRAALAEQNRITADQEVQYRDHLTMLDDGLSDLDALDQQIRRAMQTSIPLAKQKVGLQLASYQAGKSNLSNVIAARQALLEQRLRLIDLQQQQAVTKAQLYYAFEEPTLNHVEGQP